Within the Phaseolus vulgaris cultivar G19833 chromosome 9, P. vulgaris v2.0, whole genome shotgun sequence genome, the region CCACTAATACTATTTTCCTTTAATGCATAGGAGGGGTTGACGTTGGAAGGAGAAGGTCCATCTGTTCAAGGACCAACTATAACCCTAACGGGTTACTTCAACCAACTTTTGGACTTCCAAAATGAGAATTTGCTTGTGTAAGTTTTTCCTATCACTTTATGAATTATCATTCACCAGGACAATAACAGTTTTTAAACAAGAACTTTTTACGCCAGTTGTTTGAGAGAATATATGTAAAATGGTTTTACatcaattaatattttagtataCGCTCTATGTTTTACTGGCTATTCATGTGTTCATATATATTCTGAATTCTTCTTTTTTTAGGCTTCAACGTATTCATCTCTATGACGAGCAAAACTCATGCAATCAATGTTTGATACCAAATAGTTTCAATGGTATCAAGAACCAGCCATCCCCTCATCCAGCATTGGTCCACCAAAACCCCGTGAGTATAAgatgattattttaatattttttatattatttaattacaactttacgttttattatatatatttattttaaaatttatcacattaaaaattataattaaattattaaattatcatTTTCCATCTGCATAGGTTTtgctttttattataaatattaaaatttattgttagTATAAGATGAAACAGGTTAAAAATATcataactttttattaatatgGACTTGTATGCAGGTACATGCAAGGTCTGGGAATAGTGACAGGGCATACTCCAGTGGACAATTTGCCCCACCTCAAAGACCTGAGTTGTTTCCGCAGCACAATCATACAAGTAACTCTAATGCTGCTTGGAATTCTAGGTACTCTTTGACTTTTCTACTTCCAATTATTACTTACCCATTTATTACTCATTTTGGAATATGAGCCCCGAAAGAGAACAAAATTGCATGTCTAACATCTGTCTCTGACACTGAGACTCAATTTTGTATCTTCCCgataatatttaaaacttaGAATTGAATACGTTTGGATGCTTCCGTAAGGTCATCATGACGTTCATTTCAATGTGAATTTTTAACCCTAGTCCCGAGCACACCCAATTCTCTGCTCCTGATGTCTATGGTGCTACATAATTTTAGAACTAAGTAGTAGTTTACTCTCTATGTAAGTGTGAATATGTTGTTTTTCAATTTCTGTAAGTAATAGAGAATAACCCAAAAATGAGATTACGAGGTTGTTCTGGTTGGTTTGTTTTGAGTAGTCGCAGAAGGTTTCGAGACAAACTGGGAAAGGTGGAACAAGTATTACACCCCAAGGAGCACAAAGGACTCCAGAGAGTGTCGTCCATAGAGATCAAAACCCTCTCTGCTCCTAGGTACACTCCAAGCAAATTTCTCTGTTGCATTTTCTATCATTTTCCTCATTTAACTCTCACAACTTGAGACTGCAtaagaaactaagaaaattaATGTTTCCGAAATTTAGGCAATTTGGAAAGGTCAACTCCTTGGACCCCATCTCAGATTATTCTAACCACCACCAGGTAAATTACAAATCTCTAAACCACACTTTTCTTTTGTTAATAGTGTTGCCAATATGAAGAAATTGATACTATTTTTCCAGTAATTTGTTGTCTTGTCATTCAGCAATATTTTTGTGAATTACCATGAGTTTACATCGTTATGAAAAATGAATTACATCGCAAGCCAATTTTACATTTTGAGCTATAAAAAAGCTTCCGAGTTATGACAGATGATTTTTTCTTTATGCAGAGAAGTAATGTGGAATTCTCAATGGACGATATCAATTTGTATACTCAAATTGTTTTGACAACTCTCACTACTAGAAAGTGCGATCTAATATCAAGTTACAGATTCatgtattaatataaaaaatcttattaaTTGGGGAtgcgtatatatatatatgcttatGAAGCCCCAATAGTTAGTAATACCATAGGGATATGGATATGTTATGGATATGctgattaaaatttataaaatattctatACAGACGTAGAATATTGATATAAAATATTCTATATAGATGTAGAATATTGATAAATAAAGAtaggtttttattttattttataattatggtGATTATAATTTATAGAAGTCACATTTGTAATCATACTAGACTCTCTGtattaataaagaaatatatcaAGTATTTAATGTATATAATGAGAAGTAATGCTACATTTGTATCTAATCGTTATTCTTTCCTTCATTACAATCATCTAAAAAAGCataatttttaagtttaatCAATTAAGAGACATCTTTACATTAAGTTAAGTTTAAATAAAGAGAACTTTACACTAAGTCTAACAATACCATTATATTTTCCTCAATATTGTTTCTCTTCTTTCATTCAAAACCCTTAATCTTTTCTCGAAGAAAGGACAAATGTTAGAATgcatatacaaaatatttatctatttttgtCTATAAATTCCTCTCATAAACCATGAAGAATATGATTGCTTGAAAACCTTTAAAGCAAAACTTTCCaaatactattaaaaaatatctaaaaaatacttttcaaaTACATATCCAAATAAGCATTCCATAAATATTCTAGAAATATTCAAAcagtatttaaaaattatttcggaaaagtattatatatatatatatatatatatatatatatgaaaagatCACAGATATTTTCTTGAGATAGTTTTTTGGGCAAACATGCAAACTAAAGCAAAAAGCCTTAACTATCACAACTCAACGAAATTGTGGAATTTTCTATACTTAAATggccaaaatattttttctgaaaaaaattCGAGTGTCCGAAAGGTGAAAaagatgattaaaaaaattcagaaatgtttagtttaaggaaatatttttttaaataacttttttcatattttgaagTTTTATAAAGCATGTTCATTTTGTAacctattttgtatttttagaaATTGAGGTAATTGGAAATTcctttgattatttttaaagtatgaaatttataaaagacTTTTATACTGAGTTTAAATGTAAAGTAAAAACGTATCGATAATggaatattatcatttttaatgtatatgctttcataaaaaatatcctttaatatttttattacaataattttactttttaaatataattattttcataaaaaatcattttcggTCAAAACAACTTATAcacaagaagaaaaaatatataaatattttaacatacATATACTTTTTCCaagttctttttttttcatctaatttttatttgtatattttctttcttttctactACAATAATTATTACATTTCCTCTTTTCCCCTCTTCTACATTCATCTCATCCGCCTCTTCTAttttatacttaaaaataaaaatattttatcaattgtAACGCCGtgtttaataaagaaaaaaaaaatagcgaGGGGAGATCAAATATGAGGAAAAACccaagtaataaaataaaagtattttttttctgaagagaataaacgaaaaaaaaatactttttaaaaatattttattataataattataaattatgtattatttttaaaatatctatttatcattcctcattttattattataatgaaagaaaataagaaagtgTAGAAgtgtaaataaataatgatatatAGTCCCATTAGCTTACCTAAATGACCTATAAAATAAGCCGGACTACAAATTATTTTtcgcagtttcttcctgcacctctacatttttcttcctgcatccccaCAATATTATGCAAAGACCATATTatccctattattttttaaaaacctcaaaatatatttaaactgtACTTAATTTTTTACATACTGGATTATGGAATCCAGACAATTTTCGGATTGACGCTTCCAGTAAATtttcggatccaccaatccataattcaaaatatacattCCATATTCAAACattcataattcaaaaaaagCATTCTGGATTCACCAATCTGTAACAGAAATATGCATTCTGGATTCTGAaatccataatttaaaaaaaacattctaGATTCACTAATCCGTAACAGAATTAGACTTCCGGATTCAGCATTCtggaaatcaacaatttatgcaaaatttgtTTTCGAAACACCCCTTCATCCgaaaaacacaatttaatcaATTCTGGATTCATGAATCTGGAATACATTACCAGATCCCGATATCCGGTAACCCCAAAATATCCATAACCACCATGTtcctaaaaaaaactttacTCTTACCTCTACAACCCAAACAACACTTCGACAACATAGCATACTCCTCCGTCTTGCCTCAAACAATTACAAAAACCCTCCACCAGTGATTGATATTCAATGATAAAGATGATAAGTGACAAAGGAAGTCCAACATGGTGCTCCTTTTTAAATTAGAGGTCAAGGTCAATCTTGGGATATTTAAAATtgtggtgcaggaagaaaaacgtgggggtgcaggaagaagaagatattattatttttatctcgaAGAACTATATCACTTTATGTCTGGCTGGTTTAGCCCATAGTTCAACTGGGTATAGCAGGTCCAACATAAGTTTCTGGGTCAactcatattttaaaatgataattatattttttttttaaataatattattttattaaaacatatatattatagtttatataaaaaatactatattcaaaaattaaaattaatttcatgtaactaaaattaaaaaatcatactTTATTAACTTTTGGATctagaattatttttaaacgaACAAAATAGCTCtttcactttaaaaaaaataagattctgATTTTTGAATTGTAGTTTtcaaattctaaatttttaaatccaaaataaaagataattttaatttttttgaaagataATACAATAcagattaaaattgatatgctTCAGCAACTTAAAATATACCTAAATTTACAGTTGGTTTGAAATATGGATtagtagaaattaaaaaaagaagttaTACTTGGTCCATCGTTTTAGTCTGGTTCGTCTTTGTCATTTCTAAATTCTTGGTTCATTTCACAATTGTTTTTAATGGAAACCCTTGAGAAGGGTCAGCTACGAGAGTTTATGAGTATGAGaggaaatattttattttaaatgtttaaatatatatatatatatacatatatgttaaTTAGTACAAATTGTTGCAttacaaattattttcattattaacataatttcaATAAATCTTAAAAGATCTATAACATTTTTATCTCATTACTCTTTGATTACGATTTCTCATctaatgtatattttaaaatatatttatcgtTATTgtctattattaaaaaaacatacttatatattaaactatacatacacattattttttattaatatactaatttttatcttattttcttCATAATTTAAGTGTTTATTCCgtgtatttattaaaagaacggacactttaaaatatattaccACAAATcagttatatattaatatattacaaTGAACTGAAACCCTGTTCAATATAAAGTTAGAAACATAATACATGGATAAAAAATAACGACcaacataataatatttttaattatatgtgagactttaatttaaaaagcataaaataaaataaaacaaaacaatataaaaagttattgaCCCATGTACTATTCGGtcttaatttttgaattatggtTTAACTAAAAATGATTATCAGTGCTAGGATGGTATAACAAAGCGTACCtatattattatgtatattAGAGTCAAACATTTTCTTTCCATTGGTTGCTTGAAGAGAGAGATAGTTGAAGGTATTCGAAGCCCAACCCAACCAAATATAGAACTAACTAGTGAAACTCCAGTAGAAAAGGGTGTGTACAAAGAGGCAAAACCTGTCTCATCCAAGTTCGGCGAAAGTTGTAGAAGAAATAGAAAcctatagaaaaataaaacatgaaCACTACTTGATATACAATAAAACCGTGTAAAACCTTTTAATAAGGAGCTCTAAACAATTGTttctataatatttaaaaataatatatgtatatatatgcaTTTATATAAATGTTTTCTGATGGGGTTGGTTTCAGATAACTATTGAGACAACTTCTTTTCTTTCCTTAGTCGTTCGGTTGGATAATACTTCACTTTCTTTCCAAGCAAACTCCTTTCTCTTCTCCATTCATTCTACCTCTCGGTTTCCTTGTAATCCAGACTTGGATGAGACTGGTAAAaagcactctgacgctcaagtcaatttAGTATTTGACACTCGATTGTCAGAGCTATATGATGACGTACCTGAATTCTGGAAtctgtgttatttatattattttagtggaCTTTTCTTATTGagctcactacaagaaaatcatgaaatagaaaccaatttttagaaacaaaaaataattagttgctatagtgactaaattagagactattttagagactaaaaaaaattaatttctaaattagtttatattattgttaaatggtttctaaattgatatctaataaataattggtagttaaaacc harbors:
- the LOC137821537 gene encoding uncharacterized protein, which produces MQVHARSGNSDRAYSSGQFAPPQRPELFPQHNHTSNSNAAWNSSRRRFRDKLGKVEQVLHPKEHKGLQRVSSIEIKTLSAPRQFGKVNSLDPISDYSNHHQRSNVEFSMDDINLYTQIVLTTLTTRKCDLISSYRFMY